A DNA window from Allokutzneria albata contains the following coding sequences:
- a CDS encoding lipase family protein has product MSRRSGLLAALFVPVTPWLGGGPHPVVAYNVGSHGLSAKCAPSYWLRQGIEYEVALAKGWAVVVTDHAVLDGIRAAQGLVDKDGPIGIWGYSEDGLASSWATELQQSYAPALKLRGVAAGGVPPTIGNVSHKIDGGALFGFFIAGRRAFQQVKDMCQVRWTPTFAFHRISENTTVKDPSQLPQFQEVLADNELGKRKPTGPMSLAVAGAPGAVSCLADRFAGKPAPSTC; this is encoded by the coding sequence ATGTCGCGAAGAAGTGGACTTCTCGCTGCCCTGTTCGTCCCGGTCACGCCGTGGCTTGGCGGCGGACCACACCCCGTCGTGGCGTACAACGTCGGTTCGCACGGTCTGAGCGCGAAGTGCGCACCGTCGTACTGGCTGCGGCAAGGCATCGAGTACGAGGTCGCGCTCGCGAAGGGCTGGGCGGTCGTGGTCACCGACCACGCGGTTCTGGACGGAATCCGTGCGGCACAAGGACTTGTCGACAAGGACGGCCCTATCGGCATCTGGGGCTACTCCGAAGACGGGCTCGCCTCGTCGTGGGCCACCGAACTGCAGCAGTCCTACGCGCCTGCTCTGAAGCTCAGAGGCGTTGCGGCGGGCGGGGTTCCGCCCACCATCGGCAACGTCAGCCACAAGATCGACGGCGGAGCGCTCTTCGGGTTCTTCATCGCCGGGCGCAGGGCCTTCCAGCAGGTGAAGGATATGTGCCAGGTGCGGTGGACGCCGACGTTCGCCTTCCACCGCATCTCGGAGAACACCACCGTGAAGGACCCGAGCCAGCTCCCGCAGTTCCAGGAAGTGCTGGCGGACAACGAACTCGGGAAGCGGAAGCCCACAGGGCCGATGTCGCTCGCGGTCGCCGGCGCTCCCGGTGCCGTGTCCTGCCTCGCCGACCGGTTCGCGGGCAAGCCCGCCCCGAGCACCTGCTGA
- a CDS encoding ABC transporter ATP-binding protein, with the protein MTGVDSLVRARGLVKRFGDFTAVDGIDVEVRPGEAFGFLGPNGAGKSSTMRMIACVSPRSGGELRVLGDDPDVHGPRVRARLGVVPQQDNLDSELTVRENLFVYGRYFGLSKRHVREKAEELLEFAQLTDRADHQVEPLSGGMKRRLTIARSLVNDPELLLLDEPTTGLDPQARHLLWDRLFRLKQQGVTLIVTTHYMDEAEQLCDRLVVMDGGKIAAEGSPAELIAKYSTREVLELRFSPGQQHAALPGVQGLADRIEELPDRLLLYTADGEAALAAAHQRGVTPVASLVRRSSLEDVFLRLTGRTLVD; encoded by the coding sequence GTGACTGGGGTTGATTCGCTGGTGCGGGCCCGCGGCCTGGTGAAGCGCTTCGGCGACTTCACCGCCGTCGACGGGATCGATGTCGAGGTGCGGCCGGGGGAGGCGTTCGGCTTCCTCGGACCCAACGGGGCGGGCAAGTCCTCGACCATGCGCATGATCGCGTGCGTGTCGCCGCGTTCGGGCGGGGAACTGCGGGTGCTCGGCGACGACCCCGACGTGCACGGTCCGCGCGTGCGCGCACGCCTGGGCGTGGTGCCGCAGCAGGACAACCTCGACAGCGAGCTGACCGTGCGGGAGAACCTGTTCGTCTACGGCCGCTACTTCGGCCTGTCCAAGCGGCACGTGCGCGAGAAGGCCGAGGAGCTGCTGGAGTTCGCGCAGCTCACCGACCGCGCCGACCACCAGGTCGAACCGCTCTCCGGCGGGATGAAGCGGCGGCTCACCATCGCCAGGTCCCTGGTCAACGACCCGGAGCTGCTGCTGCTCGACGAGCCGACGACCGGGCTCGACCCGCAGGCCCGGCACCTGCTCTGGGACCGGCTGTTCCGGCTCAAGCAGCAGGGCGTCACGCTGATCGTCACCACCCACTACATGGACGAGGCCGAGCAGCTCTGCGACCGGCTCGTGGTGATGGACGGCGGCAAGATCGCCGCGGAGGGCTCGCCCGCCGAGCTGATCGCGAAGTACTCCACCCGCGAGGTGCTGGAGCTGCGCTTCTCCCCCGGGCAGCAGCACGCGGCGCTGCCCGGGGTGCAGGGGCTCGCCGACCGGATCGAGGAGCTGCCCGACCGGCTGCTGCTCTACACCGCCGACGGCGAGGCGGCGCTGGCCGCCGCGCACCAGCGCGGGGTGACGCCGGTGGCCAGCCTGGTCCGCAGGTCCAGCCTGGAGGACGTGTTCCTCCGGCTCACCGGTCGCACGCTGGTGGACTGA
- a CDS encoding ABC transporter permease — MTVTTQHEVAGSTGRTVGSVRASLLVVEGLWMWYRRNWRATVFSSLVTPVLFLLSLGLGLGTQIRAGAIPGGSTYIAFLAPALLVSSAVQNAAMDSTYPILSGFKWQKTFWGIVSTPITAGQIVAGRFVWLAARLLFSGVAFMVVAAFFGGVRGPSVVISLLVAVLAGLAFAAPIVAFAATIEKEGQEFNLLFRFVVMPMTLFAGTFFPVSQLPVFVQPLAWITPLWHGTELSRGAAFGTLEVLPALGHLAYLLLWLGVGLALARRSFRARLMV; from the coding sequence ATGACTGTGACGACGCAACACGAGGTCGCCGGGTCCACCGGGCGCACCGTCGGCTCGGTCAGGGCCTCGCTGCTCGTGGTCGAAGGCCTGTGGATGTGGTACCGCCGCAACTGGCGCGCCACGGTGTTCTCCAGCCTGGTGACGCCGGTGCTGTTCCTGCTCTCGCTCGGCCTCGGCCTGGGGACGCAGATCCGCGCGGGCGCCATCCCAGGTGGCTCGACCTACATCGCCTTCCTCGCCCCGGCCCTGTTGGTCTCGTCGGCGGTGCAGAACGCGGCGATGGACTCGACCTACCCGATCCTGTCCGGCTTCAAGTGGCAGAAAACGTTCTGGGGAATTGTTTCCACGCCAATCACCGCTGGTCAGATCGTTGCGGGTCGCTTCGTCTGGCTGGCGGCCCGGCTGCTGTTCTCCGGTGTCGCCTTCATGGTGGTCGCGGCGTTCTTCGGTGGGGTGCGGGGGCCGAGCGTGGTGATCTCGCTGCTCGTGGCGGTGCTCGCGGGCCTGGCCTTCGCGGCGCCGATCGTGGCTTTCGCCGCCACCATCGAGAAGGAGGGGCAGGAGTTCAACCTGCTGTTCCGCTTCGTGGTCATGCCGATGACGCTGTTCGCGGGCACGTTCTTCCCGGTGTCGCAGCTGCCCGTGTTCGTCCAGCCGCTGGCGTGGATCACGCCGCTGTGGCACGGCACGGAGCTGTCCAGGGGAGCCGCCTTCGGCACCCTGGAGGTGCTGCCCGCCCTGGGACACCTCGCCTACCTGCTGCTCTGGCTCGGCGTCGGCCTCGCGCTGGCCCGCAGGAGCTTCCGCGCCCGGTTGATGGTCTGA
- a CDS encoding ABC transporter permease, whose protein sequence is MSADVMAPQRSGLLLRVLPSSMYAGRASVLVERSLLVNRRAWLAIFSGFFEPLFYLLALGVGFGSLVGEVTGPGGQVISYASFVAPALLASSAMNGAVYDATFNIFFKFKYAKLYDAMLATPLGPVDVAIGEIAWALLRGGIYAAGFLAVMLGMGLIASPWGLLALPAALLVALGFAAVGMAATTFMRSWQDFDLVQLVILPMFLFCTTFYPLSVYPEALQVVVQCLPLYHAVELMRALTTGAVGWSVLAHVAYFAVMAAIGLYYASRRLGKLLLT, encoded by the coding sequence ATGTCCGCAGATGTGATGGCCCCGCAGCGCTCCGGTCTGCTGCTGCGCGTGCTGCCCAGCTCGATGTACGCGGGTCGGGCGAGCGTGCTGGTCGAGCGCTCGCTCCTGGTGAACCGCCGTGCATGGCTGGCGATCTTCTCCGGCTTCTTCGAGCCGCTGTTCTACCTGCTCGCGCTGGGCGTCGGATTCGGCAGCCTGGTCGGCGAGGTGACCGGCCCCGGCGGTCAGGTGATCAGCTACGCGTCCTTCGTGGCCCCGGCGCTGCTCGCCTCGTCGGCGATGAACGGCGCGGTCTACGACGCCACCTTCAACATCTTCTTCAAGTTCAAGTACGCCAAGCTCTACGACGCCATGCTGGCCACCCCGCTCGGCCCGGTGGACGTGGCGATCGGCGAGATCGCGTGGGCGCTGCTGCGCGGTGGCATCTACGCCGCCGGCTTCCTCGCCGTGATGCTCGGCATGGGCCTGATCGCCTCGCCGTGGGGTCTGCTCGCGCTCCCCGCCGCACTCCTCGTCGCCCTCGGCTTCGCCGCCGTCGGCATGGCCGCGACCACCTTCATGCGCTCGTGGCAGGACTTCGACCTCGTGCAGCTGGTGATCCTGCCGATGTTCCTGTTCTGCACCACCTTCTACCCGCTCTCGGTCTACCCCGAGGCGCTCCAGGTCGTCGTGCAGTGCCTGCCGCTCTACCACGCGGTGGAACTGATGCGCGCCCTCACCACCGGCGCCGTCGGCTGGTCCGTCCTGGCCCACGTCGCCTACTTCGCCGTCATGGCCGCGATCGGTCTCTACTACGCCTCCCGCCGCCTCGGAAAACTCCTCCTCACCTGA
- a CDS encoding TIGR03960 family B12-binding radical SAM protein, which yields MSVQSVFAQLEPLLPQVSKPVQYVGGELNATTKDWEATCVRWCLMYPDAYEVGLPNQGVMILYEILNEQEDVLAERTYAVWPDMEALMREHDVPQFTVDAHRPVGDFDLFGVSFATELGYTNLLTALDLAKIPLHAADRTDEHPIVVSGGHAAFNPEPIADFIDCAVLGDGEEAVLEITDIVRRWKNEGSPGGRREILLRLAETGGVYVPQFYDVEYLPDGRIQRVVPNADRVPYRVFKRTTMDLDEWPYPKQPLVPLAESVHERMSVEIFRGCTRGCRFCQAGMITRPVRERSIEGIGAMVERGLAATGFEEVGLLSLSSADHSEIAEVTKGLADRYEGTNTGLSLPSTRVDAFNIDLANELSRNGRRSGLTFAPEGGSERLRRVINKMVSEEDLIRTVSAAFSNGWRQVKLYFMCGLPTETDEDVLQIAEMAKNVIRAGREASGRKDIRCTISIGGFVPKPHTPFQWAAQCDPDTVDSRLRKLREAVNSDRKLGRNIGMRYHDGKPSLIEGLLSRGDRRIGRVVERVWREGGRFDGWSEHFSYERWISAAAAELEPLGVDLAWFTTRERDENEVLPWDHLDSGLDKEWLWSDWQDALDEHEQDDCRWTPCFDCGVCPAMNTDIQVGPTGRKLLPISPVGKGSPVSNPAFSGG from the coding sequence GTGAGTGTGCAGTCTGTGTTCGCCCAGTTGGAGCCGTTGCTGCCGCAGGTGTCGAAGCCGGTCCAGTACGTCGGTGGCGAGCTGAACGCCACCACCAAGGACTGGGAAGCCACGTGCGTGCGGTGGTGCCTGATGTACCCCGACGCGTACGAGGTCGGCCTGCCCAACCAGGGCGTCATGATCCTCTACGAGATCCTGAACGAGCAGGAGGACGTGCTCGCCGAGCGCACCTACGCGGTGTGGCCGGACATGGAAGCGCTGATGCGCGAGCACGACGTCCCGCAGTTCACCGTGGACGCGCACCGCCCGGTAGGCGACTTCGACCTGTTCGGGGTCAGCTTCGCCACCGAGTTGGGCTACACCAACCTGCTCACCGCGCTGGACCTGGCGAAGATCCCGCTGCACGCGGCGGACCGCACGGACGAGCACCCGATCGTCGTCTCCGGCGGGCACGCGGCGTTCAACCCGGAGCCGATCGCCGACTTCATCGACTGCGCGGTGCTCGGCGACGGCGAGGAAGCCGTCCTGGAGATCACCGACATCGTCCGGCGGTGGAAGAACGAGGGCAGCCCCGGCGGGCGCCGCGAGATCCTGCTCCGCCTCGCCGAGACCGGCGGCGTGTACGTGCCGCAGTTCTACGACGTGGAGTACCTGCCGGACGGGCGCATCCAGCGCGTCGTGCCGAACGCCGACCGCGTGCCGTACCGGGTCTTCAAGCGCACCACCATGGACCTCGACGAGTGGCCGTACCCGAAGCAGCCGCTGGTCCCGCTCGCGGAGAGCGTGCACGAGCGGATGAGCGTGGAGATCTTCCGCGGCTGCACCCGCGGGTGCCGGTTCTGCCAGGCGGGCATGATCACCAGGCCGGTGCGCGAGCGCTCCATCGAGGGCATCGGCGCGATGGTCGAGCGGGGCCTGGCCGCGACCGGTTTCGAGGAGGTCGGCCTGCTCTCGCTGTCCAGCGCCGACCACTCCGAGATCGCCGAGGTGACCAAGGGCCTGGCCGACCGCTACGAGGGCACCAACACCGGGCTGAGCCTGCCGAGCACCCGGGTCGACGCCTTCAACATCGACCTGGCCAACGAGCTCTCCCGCAACGGCCGCCGGTCCGGGCTGACCTTCGCGCCGGAGGGCGGCAGTGAGCGGCTGCGCCGGGTGATCAACAAGATGGTCTCCGAGGAGGACCTGATCCGCACGGTCAGCGCCGCCTTCTCCAACGGCTGGCGCCAGGTGAAGCTGTACTTCATGTGCGGCTTGCCGACCGAGACCGACGAGGACGTCCTGCAGATCGCCGAGATGGCCAAGAACGTCATCCGCGCGGGCCGGGAGGCCTCCGGCCGCAAGGACATCCGCTGCACGATCTCCATCGGCGGGTTCGTGCCGAAGCCGCACACCCCGTTCCAGTGGGCGGCGCAGTGCGATCCGGACACCGTGGACTCGCGGCTGCGGAAACTGCGCGAGGCGGTCAACTCCGACCGCAAGCTCGGCCGCAACATCGGCATGCGCTACCACGACGGCAAGCCCAGCCTGATCGAAGGACTGCTCTCCCGGGGTGACCGCCGGATCGGCCGGGTCGTCGAGCGGGTGTGGCGCGAGGGCGGGCGCTTCGACGGCTGGAGCGAGCACTTCTCCTACGAGCGCTGGATCTCCGCCGCCGCGGCGGAGCTGGAGCCGCTGGGCGTGGACCTGGCCTGGTTCACCACCAGGGAGCGCGACGAGAACGAGGTGCTGCCCTGGGACCACCTCGACTCGGGCCTGGACAAGGAATGGCTCTGGTCGGACTGGCAGGACGCACTCGACGAGCACGAGCAGGACGACTGCCGCTGGACCCCGTGCTTCGACTGCGGCGTGTGCCCGGCGATGAACACCGACATCCAGGTCGGCCCGACCGGCCGCAAGCTGTTGCCGATCTCCCCGGTCGGCAAGGGCTCCCCGGTCAGCAACCCCGCGTTCAGCGGAGGCTGA
- a CDS encoding DUF6578 domain-containing protein, with translation MTIVPVLIEDWQYECCGDPFKIGDRVTWQLCYFNELGELLSPAERARLSLGVEAIPDSEDAHLSSGELHAFWRHPSTGDGLVEITGVLYEEHHDVHPVPKTTGTVKRIRRLAMRHRCEDGNVWYREPGTETFTELWESDLEPDAPAEAEQARWGIGMLVDLEVSLR, from the coding sequence ATGACGATCGTCCCCGTCCTGATCGAGGACTGGCAGTACGAGTGCTGCGGTGACCCGTTCAAGATCGGGGACCGGGTGACCTGGCAGCTGTGCTACTTCAACGAGCTCGGCGAGCTGCTGAGCCCGGCCGAGCGAGCGCGGCTTTCCCTTGGTGTGGAAGCGATCCCGGACAGCGAGGACGCGCACCTGAGCTCCGGGGAGCTGCACGCGTTCTGGCGGCACCCGTCCACGGGGGACGGACTGGTGGAGATCACCGGGGTGCTGTACGAGGAGCACCACGACGTCCACCCCGTGCCGAAGACCACCGGAACCGTGAAGCGCATCCGGCGCCTGGCGATGCGGCACCGCTGCGAGGACGGCAACGTCTGGTACCGCGAACCGGGCACCGAGACGTTCACGGAGCTGTGGGAGAGCGACCTCGAGCCCGATGCCCCAGCCGAGGCCGAACAGGCGCGCTGGGGCATCGGGATGCTCGTCGACCTCGAGGTCAGCCTCCGCTGA